The following are encoded in a window of Fusarium falciforme chromosome 11, complete sequence genomic DNA:
- a CDS encoding MFS domain-containing protein, translating to MASHAQTPTPPSSVPEGNSINEKKQDPRPSSDDTVMVDDPDQAITTEHNVDSNIVGWDGPDDPDNPMNWPNRKKWMITISLGMLTWVVTFASSIFSTAVRPAAIEFGVSTEVMTLGTSLFVLGFAFGPLIFGPMSEVYGRKYPLFVGYFVFAIFQIPVATAENVPTILVCRFLSGLLGSSPLSVVGGALVDLWPLVERGIAMSIFAGANFVGPVAGPIMGGFITQSSLGWRWTAYITAIMAALFGPIAFITVPETLESSLLTRKARSVRLSTRDWAMHAVAEETPVDIDEMANRILVRPLAMLVLEPIIILVTLYMSFVYGLIYLCFTAYPASFQEDRGWNSGVGALPFLAIILGVVIGAINIIIFSKTRFTRIIKEKGHLPPEQRLLPMIIGGACFPIGLFWFAWTSNPSISWVPQAIAGVPLGMGVMLIFLQGQTYIIDNYLMNANSALAANAVVRALFGAGFPLFASAMYKNLGVDWATSVLGFIAVALFPVPILFYIFGERIRKLSRYAPSGGRPK from the exons ATGGCGTCCCACGCCCAAACCCCTacgcctccatcttctgtCCCCGAAGGCAATTCCATCAACGAGAAGAAACAGGACCCTCGCCCTTCATCCGACGACACAGTCATGGTTGACGACCCTGATCAAGCAATTACGACAGAACACAATGTCGACAGCAACATCGTCGGCTGGGACGGCCCAGATGACCCAGATAACCCCATGAACTGGCCAAATCGGAAGAAGTGGATGATTACAATCTCCTTGGGCATGTTGACATGGGTTGTGACGTTCGCAAGCAGCATTTTCAGCACAGCAGTTCGGCCTGCTGCGATCGAGTTCGGCGTGTCAACAGAGGTCATGACTCTGGGTACAAGCTTGTTTGTCTTG GGATTCGCCTTTGGCCCTCTAATATTTGGTCCCATGTCAGAGGTGTACGGCCGTAAATATCCGCTCTTTGTTGGATATTTCGTGTTTGCAATATTCCAAATTCCCGTGGCCACCGCCGAAAACGTTCCAACCATCCTCGTCTGCCGATTCCTGAGTGGCCTGCTTGGCTCGTCCCCCCTCAGCGTTGTCGGCGGCGCGCTTGTCGACCTTTGGCCCCTCGTGGAGCGCGGCATTGCCATGAGCATCTTTGCAGGCGCGAATTTTGTT GGTCCTGTTGCTGGTCCGATCATGGGCGGGTTTATCACCCAAAGTTCGCTCGGCTGGCGATGGACAGCATACATCACGGCCATTATGGCAGCTCTATTCGGTCCTATAGCATTCATAACGGTTCCTGAGACGCTGGAGTCTTCCCTACTGACTAGGAAAGCTCGCTCAGTTCGTCTCTCGACCCGAGATTGGGCCATGCATGCCGTTGCAGAAGAAACGCCTGTTGATATCGACGAGATGGCGAACCGAATCCTAGTCCGGCCTCTAGCCATGCTGGTGCTCGAACCCATTATCATCCTCGTGACCCTTTACATGTCTTTTGTATACGGTCTCATCTACCTTTGTTTCACAGCATATCCAGCATCCTTTCAAGAGGACCGGGGCTGGAACAGCGGTGTTGGAGCTCTCCCGTTCCTGGCCATAATACTCGGCGTTGTGATCGGGGCCATaaacatcatcatcttctccaagaccCGGTTCACACGCATaatcaaggagaagggccaTCTGCCACCTGAGCAACGGCTTCTACCGATGATAATTGGCGGGGCATGTTTTCCCATTGGACTCTTCTGGTTCGCCTGGACCTCCAACCCTAGCATCTCATGGGTGCCACAAGCCATAGCTGGGGTTCCGCTGGGAATGGGCGTCATGCT TATCTTTCTCCAAGGCCAAACCTACATCATCGATAATTACCTGATGAATGCAAACAGCGCCCTCGCTGCCAATGCTGTAGTTCGGGCACTGTTCGGCGCAGGATTTCCCCTGTTTGCATCAGCCATGTACAAAAATCTGGGGGTTGATTGGGCCACCAGCGTTCTTGGCTTTATAGCCGTCGCGCTTTTCCCAGTTCCAATCCTTTTCTATATCTTTGGCGAGAGAATTCGGAAGCTCAGCCGATACGCCCCAAGTGGCGGCCGTCCAAAATAG